One Carassius gibelio isolate Cgi1373 ecotype wild population from Czech Republic chromosome A20, carGib1.2-hapl.c, whole genome shotgun sequence DNA segment encodes these proteins:
- the LOC127938961 gene encoding proteasome subunit alpha type-7: MAARYDRAITVFSPDGHLFQVEYAQEAVKKGSTAVGIRGKDIVVLGVEKKSVAKLQEERTVRKICALDEHVCMAFAGLTADARIVINRARVECQSHRLTVEDPVTVEYITRYIATLKQRYTQSNGRRPFGISALIVGFDYDGTPRLYQTDPSGTYHAWKANAIGRSAKTVREFLEKNYTDEAIASDNDAIKLAIKALLEVVQSGGKNIELAVIRRNQPLKILESKEIETLVAEIEKEKEEEAEKKKQKKSS, translated from the exons ATGGCAGCTAGATATGACAGAGCTATAACAGTGTTTTCTCCCGATGGTCACCTGTTCCAGGTGGAATATGCGCAGGAAGCAGTAAAGAAGGGCTCCACAGCC GTTGGCATCAGGGGGAAGGATATTGTTGTGCTGGGTGTTGAGAAGAAGTCTGTGGCAAAGCTTCAGGAGGAGAGGACAGTCAGGAAGATCTGTGCTCTAGATGAACATGTGTGCATGGCCTTTGCAG GTCTGACCGCAGATGCCAGGATTGTCATAAACAGAGCTAGAGTAGAGTGCCAGAGCCACAGACTGACAGTGGAGGACCCCGTTACTGTGGAGTACATCACCCGCTACATCGCCACACTCAAACAG CGCTACACTCAAAGCAACGGACGCCGTCCCTTTGGTATCTCGGCCCTGATCGTTGGTTTCGACTACGATGGGACTCCACGCCTGTATCAGACGGACCCCTCTGGAACATACCACGCATGGAAG GCAAACGCTATCGGACGCAGTGCGAAGACGGTGAGGGAGTTTTTAGAAAAAAACTACACGGATGAAGCCATCGCAAGCGATAATGATGCCATCAAACTGGCCATCAAAGCCTTACTAGAG GTTGTGCAATCCGGGGGCAAGAACATCGAGCTGGCTGTGATTCGAAGAAACCAGCCCCTAAAG ATTCTGGAGTCCAAAGAGATTGAGACGCTGGTCGCCGAAATAGAaaaggagaaagaggaggaggcagagaagaagaagcagaagaaaTCTTCATAA
- the LOC127938610 gene encoding zinc finger protein 521-like, which yields MSRRKQAKPRYLKGQDRTLHKEEDSMIVEKKCYSWERRKENNEERERIEKEKDEDAKEHKCASLQQPESFSQQRLKYGAVNHNVEKVEACCLALPLSPGPFSSDHEDGCDLGFIRDTYKDHQRLGRCQRSNTTLPANSSVPLKISQQDISSETFMNSKKSLSIQYEQGSAIPSQHFSLSNDPLKYMGVTEKRQPPNCAAQDKSALSIAECTCATSYMSSPATKNTAEVAYKPMASAEKRKSYFNTNSCLGISKKLKAFSNSVHCHNPMNPRGHPQTQHMENKFSCSSESLTFPSELTEHQKEANVMLGHSVLLEAAITAAVQTVLQCSFCPTLLKDLKALQEHVRQSHNSALIESNVFFCSQCFRGFLTKDTLDNHVQQAHCKTQSIDLDPDLEERTGQKSLIICPYCTHLPTFNSKLKLMQHIRKTHKNIHFMNHKKGRMTMGSMSPQSIKSPGKKNALSSTDFICDYCGAEYNDPDLFQTHFSSHLNGMLPKCTCPECFKDFPNHESFTKHRVSDFSNTSTLYICGSCSKPVPSVKDLHGHLLEMHTIVFYHCSLCQKVFSSKMSIQVHLASEHSNRRTTFHCTSCEWDFKQEHDLHLHVKQKHLDKQCNVYSCIFCTESFTTDIELQYHITTHSDKCSPCVCTKTRSPLEVPLHEKLCAKSQSNEGNNVTPPHVSEPVAKDSAGMLPVNSEIREGKVESLFSPPTESKGKANLNDPMFACEICGASYTMQSLLANHQLRDHHIQPGESGTLKRKVEAIQGSHKCKDCSKTFFTEMALWEHVQTHLGPSKHCQCPICGERFPSLLTLTEHKVTHSRSLDTSNCRICKLPLHSEEDFLEHCQRHPDLHNSLTGFRCVVCMQTVTSTLELKIHGTFHMQKVQCDDLITSYTDPSNLNPDLKISSSVAQQETVTVNVNTFKHKLRDNKTSISVVNCCSAKALILKERSNKYTLTQTTPV from the exons ATGTCTCGTCGAAAGCAGGCGAAGCCCAGATATTTGAAAG GTCAAGACAGAACGTTACATAAAGAGGAAGATAGCATGATAGTGGAGAAGAAATGTTACTCCTGGGAGAGGAGGAAAGAAAACAACGAGGAGAGGGAAAGAATTGAAAAAGAGAAGGATGAAGATGCTAAAGAGCACAAGTGTGCAAGCCTGCAGCAGCCTGAATCATTCTCCCAACAGAGACTGAAGTACGGTGCAG TAAATCATAATGTGGAGAAAGTTGAAGCATGTTGTCTGGCTTTGCCTCTTTCCCCTGGTCCTTTCTCCTCTGACCATGAAGATGGATGTGACCTTGGATTCATAAGAGACACATATAAAGATCATCAGAGACTTGGTCGGTGTCAGAGGTCAAACACGACTTTGCCTGCCAACAGTTCAGTACCTCTTAAAATATCCCAACAAGATATCAGTAGTGAGACCTTCATGAACAGTAAAAAGAGCTTGAGTATTCAATATGAACAGGGTAGTGCCATACCCTCCCAACATTTCTCTCTTTCCAATGATCCACTGAAGTACATGGGGGTCACTGAGAAAAGACAACCTCCAAATTGTGCTGCTCAAGATAAGTCAGCCCTCTCAATAGCAGAATGCACCTGTGCCACATCATACATGTCCAGCCCAGCCACTAAAAATACTGCAGAGGTGGCATATAAGCCAATGGCTTCTGCAGAAAAGAGAAAGTCTTATTTTAACACAAACAGTTGTTTAGGAATCTCCAAAAAACTCAAGGCTTTCAGTAATAGTGTTCATTGTCACAACCCCATGAACCCCCGAGGACATCCACAGACCCAACACATGGAAAACAAGTTCAGCTGTAGTTCTGAAAGCCTAACTTTTCCATCTGAACTAACGGAGCACCAGAAAGAGGCTAATGTCATGCTAGGCCACTCAGTTTTGCTTGAGGCAGCAATCACAGCGGCCGTTCAGACAGTCCTTCAGTGTAGCTTCTGTCCTACATTGTTAAAAGACCTGAAGGCCCTTCAAGAGCATGTTCGGCAATCGCACAACTCTGCTTTAATCGAAAGCAATGTCTTTTTCTGCTCGCAGTGTTTCCGAGGATTTCTGACAAAGGACACGCTAGATAATCATGTGCAGCAGGCCCACTGTAAAACCCAGAGCATTGATCTTGATCCAGATCTGGAAGAAAGAACAGGACAGAAGTCTTTGATAATCTGTCCATACTGCACTCATTTGCCTACATTTAACAGCAAGTTAAAACTGATGCAGCATATCAGAAAGACACACAAGAACATTCACTTTATGAACCATAAAAAGGGAAGGATGACAATGGGTTCGATGTCACCCCAGTCTATCAAGAGTCCAGGCAAAAAAAACGCATTATCTTCAACTGACTTCATCTGTGACTATTGTGGAGCTGAATACAACGATCCGGATTTGTTTCAAACTCATTTTAGTTCTCACCTGAATGGTATGCTTCCAAAATGTACGTGTCCAGAGTGCTTCAAGGATTTCCCAAACCATGAATCTTTTACGAAACACAGAGTTTCTGATTTTAGCAATACATCTACGCTCTACATCTGTGGAAGCTGCAGTAAGCCCGTCCCCAGCGTCAAAGACTTACATGGACATCTACTTGAGATGCACACCATTGTGTTTTACCATTGTTCCCTTTGTCAGAAGGTGTTCAGCTCCAAGATGTCTATTCAGGTTCACCTGGCCTCCGAGCACAGTAACAGGAGAACCACGTTCCACTGTACGTCCTGTGAATGGGACTTCAAGCAAGAGCATGACTTGCACCTGCATGTCAAACAGAAGCATCTTGACAAACAGTGCAATGTGTACTCTTGCATCTTCTGCACAGAGTCCTTTACCACAGACATAGAGTTGCAGTATCATATCACAACACATAGCGACAAATGCAGTCCCTGCGTCTGTACCAAGACCAGATCTCCCCTTGAGGTGCCCTTACATGAGAAACTCTGTGCCAAGAGCCAGAGCAATGAAGGTAACAACGTGACCCCTCCACATGTCTCTGAACCAGTTGCCAAGGACAGTGCTGGAATGCTGCCAGTGAATAGTGAAATAAGAGAAGGTAAGGTAGAATCGCTGTTCAGTCCTCCCACCGAGAGCAAAGGGAAGGCGAATCTGAATGATCCTATGTTTGCCTGTGAAATCTGTGGAGCTTCTTACACCATGCAATCCTTGCTCGCCAACCACCAGCTGCGAGATCACCACATCCAGCCCGGGGAGAGTGGCACTCTCAAGCGCAAAGTGGAGGCAATCCAAGGGAGCCACAAATGCAAAGACTGTTCCAAGACCTTCTTCACTGAGATGGCACTGTGGGAGCACGTCCAGACTCATCTAGGCCCCTCCAAGCACTGCCAATGCCCCATCTGTGGAGAGCGCTTCCCTTCACTGCTAACTCTGACTGAACACAAGGTCACCCACAGCAGGAGCTTGGACACAAGCAACTGCCGCATCTGCAAGCTTCCACTTCACAGTGAGGAGGACTTCCTGGAACACTGTCAGAGGCACCCAGACCTGCACAACTCACTGACAGGCTTCCGCTGTGTCGTGTGCATGCAGACTGTCACCTCCACTCTTGAGCTGAAAATTCATGGAACTTTCCACATGCAGAAGGTCCAATGTGACGATCTGATCACCAGCTACACAGATCCCTCCAACCTTAATCCTGACCTTAAAATCTCCTCGAGTGTTGCTCAGCAGGAAACTGTGACTGTGAACGTTAATACATTCAAGCATAAACTCAGAGACAATAAGACTAGCATTTCTGTGGTCAACTGTTGTTCAGCTAAAGCTCTCATACTGAAGGAGAGAAGCAATAAGTACACTCTCACCCAGACCACACCAGTTTGA
- the LOC127938612 gene encoding probable G-protein coupled receptor 132, with translation MMQESTVAQSILTTMNQSVKVPCEISFEDDRVPLMVLYIVVFIIGLPANLATVYLTFHQVCRNNVLGIYLLSLSVCDLTYLFTLPMWTVYISRNHEWPWSSMACKVTGFVFFNNMYISIFLLCCVSIDRYVAVVYAIESRGLRQKRIAVIVAFSIYMVVGSGHAPVFMMPEGNAAEGNRRCFEPSQSSAVVTGFSYARVCIGFCIPLAILIFTNRAILANVQASTSLNPHQKKKVRYLAVAVVALFLICFAPYHIILLLRAITFHFPKLQEKCHFEQHIYTPYKISLGLSTFNSAFNPILYVLSSNNIRQEIRRSMASLWNRVNLSHSSQHNMNSSKSNSDPVPTKGNQMRTCLSAC, from the coding sequence ATGATGCAGGAGTCCACTGTGGCACAGAGCATCCTGACGACCATGAACCAGAGTGTGAAGGTGCCCTGTGAAATATCCTTTGAAGATGACCGCGTTCCACTGATGGTGCTCTACATTGTGGTTTTTATCATCGGCCTGCCAGCCAACCTGGCCACGGTCTACCTCACCTTCCACCAGGTGTGTCGTAACAACGTCCTGGGCATCTACCTGCTCAGCCTGTCCGTGTGCGACCTCACCTACCTCTTCACGCTGCCTATGTGGACGGTGTACATCAGTAGAAACCACGAGTGGCCCTGGAGCTCCATGGCCTGCAAAGTGACTGGCTTTGTGTTCTTCAACAACATGTACATCAGCATCTTCCTGCTCTGCTGCGTGTCCATTGACCGGTATGTGGCGGTGGTTTACGCCATCGAATCTCGCGGTCTTCGCCAGAAAAGGATCGCAGTTATTGTGGCGTTTTCGATCTACATGGTGGTGGGCTCGGGTCACGCGCCTGTCTTCATGATGCCTGAAGGCAATGCCGCTGAAGGAAATCGGCGTTGTTTTGAGCCCAGCCAGAGCTCAGCGGTGGTTACCGGATTCAGCTACGCCCGTGTTTGCATCGGCTTTTGCATTCCCCTTGCCATCCTGATCTTCACCAATAGAGCCATTCTTGCCAACGTCCAGGCCAGCACCAGCCTCAATCCTCATCAGAAAAAGAAGGTGCGCTACCTGGCTGTGGCGGTGGTGGCGCTGTTTTTGATCTGTTTCGCTCCGTACCACATCATCTTGCTCTTGCGTGCCATTACCTTCCACTTCCCCAAGCTGCAAGAGAAATGTCACTTTGAACAGCACATCTACACACCCTACAAAATCTCCTTAGGGCTGTCGACTTTCAACAGCGCCTTCAACCCCATTCTCTACGTGTTGTCCAGCAACAACATCCGTCAGGAGATCAGAAGAAGCATGGCGTCGCTGTGGAACAGAGTCAACTTGAGTCACAGCAGCCAGCACAACATGAACAGCTCCAAAAGCAATTCAGACCCCGTCCCAACAAAGGGCAATCAAATGAGGACGTGTCTCTCAGCATGCTAA
- the vipas39 gene encoding spermatogenesis-defective protein 39 homolog, which translates to MTRAKPEDDEYWNSSKFKAFTFDDEDDEFSQLKESKRAVNSILVGDDDDDEDDVERVSWSGEPVGSISWSVKETASSIRSGSEQSFPKIDTTPSLSKQGSGYSLSSLFKAKSKPGAFQSFSESFSDTSSRTYAPELRKPKSEGKDFVSDLSPEETVRRMQKGRAFSLEKFRSLQDKLLLLDEAVAVYDGNIITAVLIFLKKSLSKEILFRELMARDVALRHYVHYLKEMGEQKLLVELLKALGRTEDMALMHYKEHLNIKDEGRRRDFLKSCLSLPFSQDDATHVQDHYTLLERQIIIEASDKKADGEIFKKFPRKASILNMPIITTLYYSCFYHYGESEGTFSSPSNIRKTFRISEKQYILTALGARAKLRSWFDVDSLFNTKNWLGYTKKRSPIGFHRVVDILHKNSAPVNVLQEYVNLIDDPDLKLSGALKYKCHDIVINIYRDLKDRQQLIVYREKLERDSPEYRKIQQLLNNVQIRWKN; encoded by the exons atgACACGGGCCAAACCAGAGGATGATGAGTACTGGAACAGCTCCAAATTTAAAGCGTTCACATTTGATGATGAAGACGACGAGTTTTCACAG CTGAAAGAGTCCAAACGGGCCGTGAACAGCATCCTGgtgggtgatgatgatgatgatgaggatgatgttGAGAGAGTCAGCTGGAGTGGGGAGCCTGTGGGAA GCATCTCATGGTCTGTGAAGGAAACCGCCTCCAGTATCCGCTCGGGCAGTGAGCAGAGCTTCCCCAAAATAGACACCACTCCATCACTGTCCAAACAGGGGTCTGGATACTCCCTGAGCTCCCTGTTTAAAG CGAAGAGCAAACCTGGTGCTTTCCAGTCCTTCTCTGAGT CTTTTAGCGACACATCTTCTAGAACATACGCACCAGAACTGAGGAAGCCCAAGTCAGAAGGAAAG GATTTTGTGAGTGACCTGAGTCCTGAGGAAACCGTGAGGAGAATGCAGAAAGGACGG GCATTTTCTCTAGAAAAGTTCCGCTCTCTTCAGGACAAACTTCTTCTGCTGGATGAAGCAGTTGCTGTTTATGATGGCAACATCATCACTGCT GTCttgatatttttaaaaaagtcatTAAGTAAAG AAATCCTCTTTCGCGAGTTAATGGCGAGGGATGTGGCTTTGCGTCATTATGTTCACTATTTAAAAGAGATGGGAGAGCAAAAGCTTTTGGTCGAGTTACTGAA GGCTCTGGGCAGGACCGAAGATATGGCG TTGATGCATTACAAAGAACACTTAAATATTAAAGATGAAGGTCGAAGAAGAGACTTCCTTAAGAGCTGCCTCAG CCTTCCTTTCTCTCAAGATGATGCCACTCACGTTCAAGACCACTATACACTCCTCGAGAGGCAGATCATCATAGAG GCTAGTGACAAGAAGGCAGATGGAGAAATCTTTAAGAAGTTCCCTAGAAAAGCGTCCATCCTTAATATGCCAATCATCACCACACTGTACTACTCCTGCTTTTACCATTACGGAGAGTCCGAG GGAACCTTTAGCAGCCCTTCGAACATTCGAAAAACTTTCCGG ATTTCAGAAAAGCAGTACATTCTCACGGCTCTTGGCGCCAGAGCGAAGCTGAGGTCCTGGTTTGATGTGGATAGTCTGTTCAACACCAAGAACTGGCTGGGATACACCAAGAAAAGATCTCCCATTGGCTTCCACAGAGTGGTGGACATCCTGCATAAGAACAGCGCCCCTGTAAAC GTGCTGCAGGAGTACGTGAACCTCATCGACGACCCAGACCTCAAACTCAGCGGGGCTCTGAAATATAAATGCCACGACATCGTCATTAAC ATATACAGAGACCTGAAGGACCGGCAGCAGCTTATTGTTTACAGAGAGAAGCTAGAACGAGACTCGCCTGAATACAGGAAGATCCAGCAACTCCTTAATAATGTG caAATCAGATGGAAAAACTGA